The following are encoded in a window of Cervus canadensis isolate Bull #8, Minnesota chromosome 11, ASM1932006v1, whole genome shotgun sequence genomic DNA:
- the LOC122450418 gene encoding olfactory receptor 52R1-like, translating to MLTPGNSSSDPVSFILLGIPGLENSQFWVAFPFCAMYVVALVGNITLLHVIRTDPTLHEPMYLFLAMLATTDLVLSTSTQPKMLAIFWFHNHEIEYHACLIQLFFIHAFSSVESGLLMAMALDRYVAICFPLHHSSILTPSVVGKLGAGVMMRGLLWVSPFCFMVSRMRFCPNRIIPQSYCEHMAVLKLVCADTRVNRAYGLFAAFSVVGFDVIVISVSYVMILRTVLQLPSSEARLKAFGTCASHICVILAFYIPALFTFLTHRFGHHVPRVVHIMFAILYLLVPPVLNPIVYGVRTKQIRDRVIQGCYGKDP from the coding sequence ATGCTGACTCCAGGGAACAGCTCTTCTGATCCGGTGTCCTTCATCCTGCTTGGGATCCCAGGATTGGAGAATTCCCAGTTTTGGGTTGCCTTTCCATTCTGTGCCATGTATGTTGTGGCTCTAGTCGGCAATATCACTCTCCTTCATGTAATCCGAACTGATCCCACCTTGCACGAGCCCATGTACCTCTTTCTGGCCATGCTGGCTACCACTGACCTGGTCCTCTCCACTTCCACACAACCTAAAATGCTGGCCATATTCTGGTTTCACAATCATGAGATAGAATACCATGCCTGCCTCATCCAGTTGTTCTTCATCCATGCCTTTTCTTCTGTGGAGTCCGGGTTGCTCATGGCTATGGCCTTGGACCGCTACGTGGCTATCTGCTTCCCACTGCATCACTCTAGTATCCTGACTCCATCTGTCGTGGGTAAACTGGGGGCAGGTGTGATGATGAGAGGGCTGCTGTGGGTGAGTCCTTTCTGCTTCATGGTGTCCAGGATGCGCTTCTGCCCTAATCGGATCATCCCCCAGTCATACTGTGAGCACATGGCTGTGTTGAAGTTGGTGTGTGCTGACACGAGAGTAAATCGTGCGTATGGACTCTTTGCAGCCTTCTCTGTGGTTGGCTTTGATGTTATTGTCATCAGTGTATCCTATGTCATGATTCTGAGAACAGTGCTACAGTTACCCTCAAGTGAAGCCCGGCTCAAAGCTTTTGGCACATGTGCCTCTCATATCTGTGTCATCTTGGCTTTCTACATCCCGGCTCTCTTTACTTTTCTCACCCACCGCTTTGGACATCATGTGCCCCGAGTCGTACACATCATGTTTGCTATTCTCTATCTCCTGGTACCTCCCGTGCTCAACCCCATCGTCTATGGAGTTAGAACCAAACAGATCAGGGACAGGGTTATTCAAGGATGCTATGGAAAAGACCCCTGA
- the LOC122450339 gene encoding olfactory receptor 51F2: MWVLNNTSAQPLTFLLTGIPGLRAAQIWVSIPVCLLYAVTLSGNSMILFVVLREQSLHEPMYYFLSMLSATDLSLSLCTLSTTLGVFWFEAREINLNACIAQMFFLHGFTFMESGVLLAMAFDRFVAICDPLRYTTILTNARIAQIGMSMLTRNVAVMLPVVLFVKRLSFCSSTVLSHSYCYHVDLIQLSCTDNRINSILGLFALFSTTGFDCPCILLSYVLIIRSVLSIASIEGRQKAFNTCISHISAVAIFYIPLISLSLVHRYGHSAPPFVHTIMANIFLLIPPVLNPIIYSVKTKQIQKAVIKVLIQKQLQI, from the coding sequence ATGTGGGTCCTCAACAATACCAGTGCTCAGcctctgaccttcctcttgacGGGTATTCCAGGACTGAGAGCAGCCCAGATCTGGGTCTCCATCCCTGTTTGTCTCCTGTATGCTGTCACCCTCTCTGGGAACAGCATGATCCTGTTTGTGGTCCTCCGTGAACAGAGTCTTCATGAGCCCATGTATTATTTCCTCTCTATGCTTTCAGCCACAGACCTGAGCTTATCCTTGTGCACACTTTCCACTACCCTTGGGGTCTTCTGGTTTGAAGCCCGAGAGATCAACTTAAATGCCTGCATTGCCCAGATGTTCTTTCTCCATGGATTTACTTTCATGGAGTCAGGGGTTTTGCTGGCCATGGCCTTTGACCGTTTTGTGGCCATCTGTGACCCACTGAGATACACCACCATCCTCACCAATGCCAGGATCGCCCAGATTGGGATGAGCATGTTGACAAGAAATGTTGCTGTCATGTTGCCAGTTGTGCTTTTTGTCAAGAGGCTGTCCTTCTGCAGTTCTACGGTCCTTTCACATTCTTACTGCTACCATGTTGATCTCATTCAACTCTCATGCACAGACAACAGAATCAACAGCATCCTTGGTCTGTTTGCACTCTTCTCCACAACAGGGTTTGACTGTCCTTGTATCTTGCTCTCCTATGTCCTGATCATCCGATCTGTCCTCAGCATTGCCTCCATAGAGGGCAGGCAGAAAGCCTTCAACACCTGCATTTCCCACATCAGTGCTGTTGCCATCTTCTACATCCCTCTCATCAGCCTTTCTCTTGTCCATCGCTATGGCCATTCAGCACCTCCCTTTGTCCACACCATCATGGCCAATATCTTCCTGCTTATTCCTCCTGTGCTCAACCCTATCATCTACAGTGTGAAGACTAAGCAGATTCAAAAGGCTGTTATCAAGGTCTTAATTCAGAAGCAACTCCAAATCTAA